In the genome of Pongo pygmaeus isolate AG05252 chromosome 9, NHGRI_mPonPyg2-v2.0_pri, whole genome shotgun sequence, one region contains:
- the FREY1 gene encoding protein Frey 1 isoform X2, whose protein sequence is MVLAMLGALRPRAGLSLFLHLILAVALLRSQPLRSQQSVPEAFSAPLELSQPLSGLVDDYGILPKHPWPRGPRPLLSGAQQRKRDGPDLAEYYYDAHL, encoded by the exons ATGGTTCTCGCCATGCTGGGGGCTCTGCGCCCCCGGGCTGGGCTCAGCCTCTTCCTCCACCTCATCCTGGCAGTGGCACTGCTTCGCTCCCAGCCTCTGAG GTCTCAGCAGTCTGTTCCTGAGGCATTTTCCGCCCCCCTGGAACTCTCGCAGCCACTTTCCGGCCTGGTGGATG aCTATGGCATCCTCCCCAAGCACCCGTGGCCGCGAGGGCCTCGACCCCTCCTGTCCGGGGCCCAGCAGCGCAAGCGGGACGGGCCCGACCTTGCTGAGTATTACTACGATGCACACCTATGA
- the FREY1 gene encoding protein Frey 1 isoform X1, producing the protein MVEVLPLPSLEWGWALVPWVFEGLPSAPTLGHPPIHKEVAVAFWARAEHPNISHRSQQSVPEAFSAPLELSQPLSGLVDDYGILPKHPWPRGPRPLLSGAQQRKRDGPDLAEYYYDAHL; encoded by the exons ATGGTGGAGGTGCTGCCCCTCCCCTCTCTGGAGTGGGGCTGGGCCCTGGTACCCTGGGTGTTCGAGGGCTTGCCAAGTGCCCCCACACTGGGCCATCCCCCCATTCACAAGGAGGTGGCGGTGGCCTTCTGGGCCAGGGCCGAGCACCCCAATATCTCCCACAGGTCTCAGCAGTCTGTTCCTGAGGCATTTTCCGCCCCCCTGGAACTCTCGCAGCCACTTTCCGGCCTGGTGGATG aCTATGGCATCCTCCCCAAGCACCCGTGGCCGCGAGGGCCTCGACCCCTCCTGTCCGGGGCCCAGCAGCGCAAGCGGGACGGGCCCGACCTTGCTGAGTATTACTACGATGCACACCTATGA